The DNA segment ttTTAGGTATTTAGTTGATGCTATTAATCTTTTAACGGGCTGTCCTTGCCTCCATGTCTCTGCTTATGTATTGCAATCCTAACATTTTGTGACTTGAGTCACCAGGGACAAGTCTTGATTCCCTGGGTGTTAACTTCATGTTTTGTTATGAAGGTACAAAGGTAGTTGTCAAGAATAACTTAAAGAGGTGAGAGTTTAAAAGGAGTTACTGACATACGTTCTTCCATTCAGCAGAAATTGACTGAGTGCTTACTGTATGTTTGGATTTATGTCAATAAGGATTTAAAAAGATAAGAGGTGACCCCACCCTGGAACTGCTCACATCCTGGTTGGTATATCAGGTTTGAAAACAGGTGTGAAatgaaataagtattttaatataTCAGTGCTCTGTAAGCACCCTGGAAGGGAAGGGGACCTTTTCAAAGAGGAGGTGAGAGTTGAACTGGCCATTGAAGGGTGAGTAGGAGTTTTCCACATAGCCCACGTTAGCAAGATTTCAAGCAGCACTTGGAAAGGATAACAGTTCTAgctctcctttcagttcagttcagtcgctcagtcgtgtccgactctttgcaaccccatgaaccgcagcactccaggcctgtctatcaccaactcccggagtccgcccaaacccatgtccattgagtcggtattgccatccaaccatctcatcctctgtcgtccccttctcctcctgccctcaatctttaccagcatcagagtcttttcaaatgagtcagttcttcacatcaggtggccaaagtattggagtttcagcttcaacattggtccttgcaatgaatattcaggactgatcttctttaagatggactggttggatctccttgcagtgcaagggactctcaagagtcttctcccaacaccacagttcaaaagcatcaattctttggtactcagcttgcttcagagtccaactctcacatccatacatgaccactggaaaaaccatagcctgactagacggacctttattgacaaagtaatgtctctgcttactCACTACTATACTAAGCACACTATGCCTTTTACCTTGTTTAACCCGCCTAATGCCCCTAATGAGGCAGCCTTGTTACCCTCGTTATACCGATAAGGgccctgaggttcagagagattaatTACCCAAGGTCATATAGTTTGAAGTGGTGGAGCTTAGATTCATTTCCCTTGTGTCTAATTGAAAATCCCTGAACACCTAACCATTATGAAACATGACCTCACCAAAAAGAGAGGAATATAGAAGAGAGTGGTGTTTCCATGGGTCGTAGGGAATCCAGCTTATTATTCTCAGAGAGATGATGACAGTGGTAGGTGACACTGGAAAGACTCAGGTCATTTAGGCTCAGCATTTTAGAACCTCATGTTCTTGCCTGTAAGTTCTTGAGTTCTTTGTGGAAATGGAGTGCCCACATGAGCCTTAAGCAAAGTCAAGGGCAGTGTGAGTGACATTTTCAGTGGTAACTCCAGAAACATCACAGAGAGAAGAGACGGTGAATTCTAGGCTTAGAAGCAAAAGAACACGTGAGGAGGCTGCTTCTGTTGTCCCAGTAAAAGACACAAGAACTCCAGGTGGGATAGCGAGGCTGGAGGGGAGTGTGTCGGTTAGAAATGATGGTGGGGCTCCATGGTGACTTGGAAAGGTACACGAGATATGGAGATGGACTGAGTGACTATTCGGGAGGGTGGCTcatacggtaaagaatctgcctgcaatgtaggaaacccaggtttgatccctgggtggggaagattccctggagaagggaatggccacccactccagtattcttgcctgaaaaatcccatggacattgatgcctgttgggctacagtccatggggtcacaaagagttggccacaactgagcacagcagcacAGCATTTTCTTGGTCAGAAATTCAGGGTTATGGGAGGAAGAAGTGGTTTGAGTGGGAAAAGTGCGAGTTGAGTTTGAGTTGCCCACGAGGAAGGCAGCTGATCTGTAGTTGGACACAGCGAGTCTTGAGTTCAGGAGTCATGGAGTGGCTTGTCTAAGCTGGAGGTGTTCTGGAAGTAAAAGCCATGAGCAACTTGAGGCTTGAACCCTGGGGGAACCCTGGAACCCTCCTTGATTGCTGCTGTGGAAGAGACCAAGAGTAGGTAGTTGGGAGAGACAGAAGGTCATCCAGTTAATTGGCAAACTAGTTCTAGTCACTCAGCTTTTGTGATGGTAATTTAAATTATGCATAACATTAAAATTGCTATTATAAAAATTGAAGTTGGTTTCTGAAGCTCAGAATGTTTTACTTTGCCCTCTTTTTAGAACTTCCTATGGCTCCAAGGTCAATTTTGTCCCCAGTGAAGCCTCATGCTTTTGTACTGTGTATACTGGTAATGTTGGTTTTTCTTCTGAAATCTCTCCAGGCTGCCCTGAAGAGAACGGTTCTCTAGGATTCATAGATTTCTAATTTCAGGTCCTTTCATTCCTGGTACTTGAAAGACCacagtggggaggaggagaggtaCAGAGAGTGAGCCTTGgacaaaaagcattggacaagaTTGTACTACTTTTATATATACATCTAGGACTTCCCTAATTCATTTTTATGAACTGCTTTGCTTTTGGCAAAGAATGAGGATAAAATAACTTGTCTGGCTACACTGACAGAAGATAAGTTCATTTAGCATAGAATACCATCTGTGAGTTTAGTAGAAGGGTTCAACTAGAAGTCTTGCAGAAATCTAAGAAGTAAAATCCCTCAGTCAATGAAATCACACTTCAGACAGGCCCAAGTACTGAACTGTATTCTCCTTTGTTTTagaagattgcagagagaaagcACATGCCTCAGATAGTGCATCAGTTAAAGAAAATTTGAAGGTCTTGGACTCCTAGTAAGATGGACTTGGAATTTCATTTTATAATCTAGGTAGTCCCAAACCATTTCTTGAATTATAATATTACATAGACACTTCTATGCATTTAGTGATATGTAAAGCCCAAGAGATAGGGTTTAGGAGATGATGGGAAAAATACTGAAAGTTTAGGACTTCAGCTAATTGACTGTATACTCCTGAAGGGCTATGTGGCCAGACCTCAGAGAACACTGAATGAATGAGATGGATCGCAAACAGCAAGTTCatctttaagctttcatataaaaaaaatcacctgCTGGGATGCTTTTAAGACTTGTGAGTTATTGTCTGAGGCTGGCAAGAATTCCTAACTGGGAGAGGATCCTGGCTGTTAGTTGTCTTCCACCCCTCACCTCTTGGCCATAATAATGCTTGAGAGAAATACCAAGTAGATTCTCTGTAAGAAGGCTGGGGCCCCCTGGCTTATGCCTTCACTTTTGTTCATGCAGGAATGTTCAGAGATGGCTTGTGTGCCTGAAATAGAAATCGCTACATTGTATTCCTTGTTGGAAAGCTGAGTATCCCAGCAGCAGGGAGAAATACATGTTTTGAGAGAGCCAAGCCATTGACCAAAGGAAGGCCCGCCGAGTGAGGCGGTTGGACTGTTGTGCTGGATGGCCTTAAATGGTCATCATAGTTAGTACAGCCCAGAGACTTAAAAATAGGTTTGGGGTTTACAAGATACTACGGTGCATATCTACATGGGAATCTTTTCCAGCCTAAAAGTACAATTCTCTGCTTCTGGATCAAGTACTTTCCTAGGTGTAATTAGTTTGATTTGTGAGTAGTGGAGAAGACCAAGAATGAAGACAGCAGCTCTCAGAATAGAGCTAAATGCCAGAGACGGAGTAGTAACCAAGACCGACCTGGTCCCTGCCCTCGTGGTAATAAAGAAGCTACTGAGTGAAGTTTGAAAAATGTTGTAATCCAGGGGCGGGAGAGCCAGTAGAGTGCCCATGTGTTCATGCTCTTTCTGTATCCTTTCATCGTGATATCAAGTATGGGTTGAATGGAATGTCTATGATACCACAGTGCCTGTGCTAAATGTTAGGTAGAGAATGATGACCAAGAAACCTGATCTCTGCCTCCACTGAGAACTTACTCTAAGGACCCTGCAAACATGTACAGCAAACTCTTTGTTAGGTGCAGCAGTTCtggggtcttttctttttttccagatcCCTAGTTTCATAGCCATCCCCAGCCCCTCAGCCTCTTCTGCCTTTGTCTGAGGCTATCTGCATCACGACGTCCACTCTCCCTGTGGCAGTGTTGGTGAGGTCCCTGCTGCGTGCACAGCTCTTTCCTTTGAAGAAACCTGATACCGACTGTACATTCAAACCAAGTTGGATTTCGtaaaggtgggggtgggagccAACTTATAAAATAGCCCTTTTGAACGAACCGCTTCTGTTCCATTGATGTTCCCTCTCTGAATTCCAGATTGGCGGCAGTAAGCACACAATGAATGACCACCTACACGTCAGCAGCCACGGACAGATCCAGGTTCAGCAGCTGTTTGAGGATAACAGTAACAAGCGGACAGTGCTCACGACACAACCAAATGGGCTTACCACGGTGGGCAAAACGGGGTTGCCAGTGGTGCCGGAGCGGCAGTTGGAGAGCATCCACAGACGGCAGGGGAGTTCCACCTCTCTGAAGTCTCTGGAAGGCATGGGGAAGGTGAAAGCCACCCCCATGACTCCCGAGCAAGCGATGAAGCAATACATGCAAAAACTAACCAGCTTTGAACACCATGAGATTTTCAGCTACCCTGAAATATACTTCTTGGGTCCAAATGCAAAGAAGCGCCAGGGCATGACAGGCGGGCCCAACAACGGTGGCTACGATGACGACCAGGGATCCTATGTGCAGGTGCCCCACGATCACGTGGCTTACAGGTACGAGGTCCTCAAGGTCATTGGGAAGGGGAGCTTTGGGCAGGTGGTCAAGGCCTACGACCACAAAGTCCACCAGCACGTGGCCCTGAAGATGGTGCGGAACGAGAAGCGCTTCCACCGGCAGGCGGCCGAGGAGATCCGCATCCTGGAGCATCTGCGCAAGCAGGACAAGGACAACACCATGAACGTCATCCACATGCTGGAGAACTTCACCTTCCGCAACCACATCTGCATGACATTCGAGCTGCTCAGCATGAACCTCTATGAGCTCATCAAGAAGAACAAGTTCCAGGGCTTTAGTCTGCCTCTGGTTCGCAAGTTCGCCCACTCCATCCTGCAGTGCCTGGACGCTTTGCACAAAAACAGGATAATTCACTGTGACTTGAAGCCCGAGAACATTTTATTGAAGCAGCAGGGTAGAAGCGGGATTAAAGTGATTGATTTTGGCTCCAGTTGTTATGAGCACCAGCGGGTCTACACATACATCCAGTCCCGTTTCTACCGGGCCCCGGAAGTGATCCTTGGCGCCAGGTATGGCATGCCTATCGACATGTGGAGCCTGGGCTGCATCCTCGCAGAGCTCCTGACCGGTTACCCCCTCTTGCCTGGGGAGGATGAAGGGGACCAGCTGGCCTGTATGATTGAACTGCTGGGCATGCCCTCCCAGAAACTGCTGGATGCATCCAAACGAGCCAAAAATTTTGTGAGCTCCAAGGGTTATCCTCGTTACTGCACTGTCACGACTCTCTCAGACGGCTCCGTGGTCCTCAATGGTGGCCGTTCCcggagggggaaactgaggggCCCACCAGAGAGCAGAGAGTGGGGGAATGCACTGAAGGGGTGTGACGATCCCCTCTTCCTTGACTTCTTAAAACAGTGTTTAGAATGGGATCCTGCAGTTCGCATGACCCCTGGCCAGGCTTTACGGCACCCCTGGCTGAGGAGGCGGCTGCCAAAGCCTCCGACGGGGGAGAAGACGTCTGTGAAGAGGATCACTGAGAGCACTGGTGCTATCACATCCATTTCCAAGTTACCTCCACCTTCCAGCTCAGCTTCCAAACTGAGGACTAATCTGGCACAGATGACAGATGCCAATGGGAATATTCAGCAGAGGACAGTATTGCCAAAACTGGTTAGCTGAGCTGAGCCCCCCGATGCTGGTAATTCTGAAAGATACGACATTGCTGAGCCTTATTGGGTTGAAAAAGAGTAGCTCAGACCTGTTTTTATTTGCTCAATAACTCGACTCATTTGTATCTTTTCGGCACTTGTTTTAATGTAagaaagtttgttttgttttataaaatacatGGGGACAATGCTTTAAGTTTTTATACTTTCTGAAACTGTTTTTGTGTTCTAAAAGTACGATGAGCCTTACTGTAATTAGTGTGGCAGAGTAATAAACATCAGTGGCAGGCCATTGATCACGTCATGACTGCCGCGCATCTACAGATTGGTGTCAGAGACATTCACTATGTCTTCATGGTTCATAGTGTATTCTCCCCAAGGTGATTGCCTCTGAaggcccccacccccccccaagcCCTTCTCTCTCCACACTCCAGGGTCATGCACAGGTGCAGCATGTCCTGCTTTGTTTTCCATAAGTTACCTGGGTGGTAGTGATGGTGGGAGGAGGATGGTCAGGACGAAAATGGTATTGTAAGAAAAACTGCACCTTAGAggttttttcccctgaaatagTGCTCAGAGACAAAATCCCCACAGTTGAAATGCCCAGTTAGCATTTTGACGTTCTAAAGGCCAGCCAAGCAAACCTGGTGGATGAATGGAAACGCGTGTGTCCCTCCAAATTCTCCAATGTGATCAGCGAGCCGTTTTGCAAAGAAGTCTCGTTTAACAGAATTTGGTTTTGCGCCTAAAGTTAGAAATGTATTCCGTGAACTAACTGTTCTtcccttctctttgcttttctccccGCTGTTCCTCTTTCACCACACATCTGTTGCTTGCAtctaatttcttttccttccttcaaatACATATCCCAGACTGTTAATACAGAAAAGAGACATTTTTTAGCTGTGATTATGACCATCTTTTtcatattccaatttaaaaaagaacagccTAGCTACTTAAAGTGGGGATTTCCATAGTTCCAAAGACAGTTTAGCAGACTCGAGTGAGTTCACACTTCAGGTGCCACAGTAAGGTTCTTTTAGCCTGGGAAAGCATCacctctttaaaaagaaagagggtTGAAAATCCTCTTCTTCAACAGACGTCAATTGTCCTTGTCCAGCAAGGCCAATTTTAACAAATTCTAAGGAGGAAAATTTCAGCCTCAAGTTAAATGGTTTGACTTACTCTATGCATCATTAGAAGAACCATAGACATTGCATTcctctgttttgttttacttttgtttggATTGCACTTGATTGTTTTCATGGGAATGACACTTTACCTGTAAAAGTAACTCTTGAGAGTTAGGTAAAAGAATATTTTCTCCTctgaataataattattttcacaGTGAAAGTTTCAGTATTTTATCACTAATGTATGAGCAGTGATACATATCAATTTCAAGGCACGTGGAAAAAAATTTAGTTATGTGCAATTTAATATAGAAAGATTTCTGCCTGTTTGGACAATAGGTTTGGGTAGTATAAAATAGGATAAATACTCTTTTATATGCACAGATATTATTGTATGGATTGCCTGTAAATTGATTTACAAGTACTTAAAGCATGGTCCCCAGTGAGGCCAAGAAAGTTTCCGGTTAAGTTCTTTTAATATTAATCCTACAGTTTctcttgctttaaaaaagaaaaagagtagttTTGAACAAAACACTTTACTTAACTTGAGGCTTTGTCAGTTGATGGTGGAGAAAAATGCTCAGGAAATATTACAGATATTTGCCAAAAAATCAGTAATAAGATTAGCTTATTAATAAGGTAGTGGTGTTGATATTTGCTTTACTATTTAAGGGTGTCACTGGTAAATTAATTTATACTTCTGTATTTAGAAATTATAGCTTCTTTCCCCTAGTCAAATTCTTTAGCCTGTTGTACACATTTCTGTGTAATCTGTGGAAGTGCAATAATGTTAGTTGCATTTTAAATGATGCTCATGTGATCAGTCAGTGGCTTATAGAATTTAAAGATtgtgtattattaaaattttggcttaaaggcATAAGAAGTGTAAGACTTGTGATGGCTTTAGAAAACCATAAGCCTCTAAACGATGGTTAGCGTCTTTAGGtcattaaaacaaacagaaacagaaaggcTGTTTTCCCCTTGCAATGCTCCTCTTCCGCCGTATCCACTCTCAAGATTTTCACTGAAATAAATGAACCTGAGCCTGCCATTAATATGAATTTCCCTATAGAATGATTATCCATGTAAAAGTTTATAAACAGACTAATACTGCTTgcctcctcccccaccacacaGAACTGGTTCTTCAGATGCCAACAGTGCATTTGTGACTGTTTATTCGCAAATGTAACCGGAAGCTTTTAAGCCAAACTAAAATGTGCGGCACTGTGGGGCTCCCCCCACTGCACCTCCTAAATACAGTGAAACTACCCTCATTCACAAAGAGCCACCACGTTCAGTGTTTAGTGATAGAGCTGCTTTTTAAGTCTAGCTTAATTATAATgtcaaagaaaaagacaaatgttgcATCGTtgtgattttaaaacataaatcagtGAAGGGCTCTGATAGGCTACTAGGAGTTGGCTTGGAAACAGTCCTTGGTCTCACAGGTTACCATTGTCTAGGGATGTCTGAGCTGTTTTCAGATTTAAGAGCACAGTGTGGTCTGGTCTTTGGTTGTGGTCTCATCTGGCTCCGTTTCTTGCACCCCCAGAGCGTGCATTACCACTTACGTGTGTTGCTACAACAGTGATGCAAGACTGTAGATTTAACAGTAGAGGAGAAATTGTGCCCTTAGTGCTAACAATGTGCCTTTTGTTCTGAATGCCATGTTGTAGGGCATGCATTTTTTGGCCTCTTTAACTCTTTGAATACTAGGCAGTAAGAATGGAACCCACCTCTGCAAAGAGACATCTGTCTTAAACATCCAGATACTTACTGGCCTTAATAGAAACCATAAGGCGTAAATCATTGTCAAGCACCAAAAAAGGTCACCACTGGTTAGTTACACATGGAATTCCTATGTTTAAGGGGTTAAAGATGGTCTTTGTTGTTATCTTAACATcagactgattttttaaatgatattttttttttgttatgctAACACTAGACAAAAATCGACTGTATTTGTAAAAATTTACCTCAAACCATTTAATTTTATAGTGTGATTAATCCCAGGGCATTTGGTATGAACCAAAGTGCATTCCTTTTATATATGCCTGGCTCTAGTAAGGATGGCCAGGGATTTTTACAATTTGGGTGCAAGGCACTTAAGCCACTTTTAAACTTACTAGGTGGTTTGGAGTCATGTGGAAGGACTCCATCAGAATGTTAGGAAACACTTTAGGCATCAGTAGCATTGGGCCATATTGGAATCTTCAAAGTGTGAATTATTTTCAAGAGAGCattcatttttgtaatttttttcatcaagAATATTCTGGTAAGCAgaagacttaaaaacaaactgaTTTGGTTGGTAAAGGTTTTAATATTGCCCAACATAATGCTGtggtagcattaaaaaaaaagtatttgtgaACTCTGTTTCTTAGGGGCTTGTACATCTC comes from the Bubalus kerabau isolate K-KA32 ecotype Philippines breed swamp buffalo chromosome 1, PCC_UOA_SB_1v2, whole genome shotgun sequence genome and includes:
- the DYRK2 gene encoding dual specificity tyrosine-phosphorylation-regulated kinase 2 isoform X1; its protein translation is MLTRKPSAAAPAAYPTGRGGDSAVRQLQASPGLGAGAPRSGVGTGPPSPIALPPLRASNAATAAHTIGGSKHTMNDHLHVSSHGQIQVQQLFEDNSNKRTVLTTQPNGLTTVGKTGLPVVPERQLESIHRRQGSSTSLKSLEGMGKVKATPMTPEQAMKQYMQKLTSFEHHEIFSYPEIYFLGPNAKKRQGMTGGPNNGGYDDDQGSYVQVPHDHVAYRYEVLKVIGKGSFGQVVKAYDHKVHQHVALKMVRNEKRFHRQAAEEIRILEHLRKQDKDNTMNVIHMLENFTFRNHICMTFELLSMNLYELIKKNKFQGFSLPLVRKFAHSILQCLDALHKNRIIHCDLKPENILLKQQGRSGIKVIDFGSSCYEHQRVYTYIQSRFYRAPEVILGARYGMPIDMWSLGCILAELLTGYPLLPGEDEGDQLACMIELLGMPSQKLLDASKRAKNFVSSKGYPRYCTVTTLSDGSVVLNGGRSRRGKLRGPPESREWGNALKGCDDPLFLDFLKQCLEWDPAVRMTPGQALRHPWLRRRLPKPPTGEKTSVKRITESTGAITSISKLPPPSSSASKLRTNLAQMTDANGNIQQRTVLPKLVS
- the DYRK2 gene encoding dual specificity tyrosine-phosphorylation-regulated kinase 2 isoform X2, whose translation is MNDHLHVSSHGQIQVQQLFEDNSNKRTVLTTQPNGLTTVGKTGLPVVPERQLESIHRRQGSSTSLKSLEGMGKVKATPMTPEQAMKQYMQKLTSFEHHEIFSYPEIYFLGPNAKKRQGMTGGPNNGGYDDDQGSYVQVPHDHVAYRYEVLKVIGKGSFGQVVKAYDHKVHQHVALKMVRNEKRFHRQAAEEIRILEHLRKQDKDNTMNVIHMLENFTFRNHICMTFELLSMNLYELIKKNKFQGFSLPLVRKFAHSILQCLDALHKNRIIHCDLKPENILLKQQGRSGIKVIDFGSSCYEHQRVYTYIQSRFYRAPEVILGARYGMPIDMWSLGCILAELLTGYPLLPGEDEGDQLACMIELLGMPSQKLLDASKRAKNFVSSKGYPRYCTVTTLSDGSVVLNGGRSRRGKLRGPPESREWGNALKGCDDPLFLDFLKQCLEWDPAVRMTPGQALRHPWLRRRLPKPPTGEKTSVKRITESTGAITSISKLPPPSSSASKLRTNLAQMTDANGNIQQRTVLPKLVS